The following coding sequences lie in one Drosophila sulfurigaster albostrigata strain 15112-1811.04 chromosome 2R, ASM2355843v2, whole genome shotgun sequence genomic window:
- the LOC133835866 gene encoding chitobiosyldiphosphodolichol beta-mannosyltransferase — protein sequence MAERQLKKRNACVIVLGDIGRSPRMQYHTQSLLEDNYNVDIIGYLETRPLDALTVAQPKCKIHELPAVPVTNLTPKLKLLFKAIWQTLSLLIALISIPRPNFLLVQNPPGIPTLVVCYLYCALTRTKLAIDWHNYTYTVLAMGMAGGEQSRLSRLTKRLERYFGSKAHTHFCVTKAMKEDLQRNWNIGPVTVLYDRAPTQFHPIELAQKHDLFMKLSKDYAQFMPQCYADLKQSGVLESTALTQKMANGSVLYKPQRQAVLVSSTSWTPDEDFGILLQALESYERIALEQPQLYPTLLCIITGKGPQKAHYEAQIAKLQWQKVSIVTPWLEPEDYPSILASADLGVCLHWSTSGLDLPMKVVDMFGSGLPVCAYNFKCLDELVKHGENGFVFSDHQELAEQLRIWFENFPNNPSIIETRSRFGRSLQEFQELRWRENWKQHAAPVLEAFL from the exons ATGGCGGAGCGTCAGCTGAAAAAACGCAACGCTTGCGTCATTGTACTGGGCGACATTGGACGCAGTCCACGTATGCAATACCATACCCAAAGTCTGCTTGAAGACAATTACAATGTGGACATTATTGGGTACCTGGAGACACGTCCCCTCGACGCCCTAACAGTCGCCCAGCCCAAGTGCAAAATACACGAGCTACCCGCGGTGCCAGTGACAAATCTAACGCCCAAACTCAAGCTGCTCTTCAAGGCGATCTGGCAAACGTTGAGTCTGCTCATTGCATTGATCTCCATACCGCGTCCCAATTTTCTGCTTGTCCAGAATCCACCCGGCATTCCCACACTAGTCGTTTGCTACTTGTACTGCGCTCTGACGCGTACCAAACTTGCCATCGATTGGCACAATTACACATACACTGTGCTCGCTATGGGCATGGCTGGTGGCGAACAGAGTCGTCTCAGCCGGCTGACGAAGCGTCTGGAGCGCTACTTTGGCTCCAaggcgcacacacacttctGTGTCACCAAGGCTATGAAGGAGGATTTGCAGCGCAACTGGAATATTGG GCCAGTTACTGTGCTTTATGATCGTGCACCTACCCAATTCCATCCCATTGAGCTCGCCCAAAAGCACGACCTGTTCATGAAGCTATCCAAAGATTATGCGCAGTTCATGCCCCAATGCTATGCGGATCTCAAGCAGTCCGGCGTACTCGAGTCCACAGCACTCACCCAAAAGATGGCCAATGGCAGCGTGCTGTATAAGCCACAAAGGCAAGCCGTTCTTGTCTCCAGCACCAGTTGGACACCCGACGAGGATTTTGGCATACTGTTACAAGCTCTTGAGTCGTATGAGCGCATTGCGCTAGAACAGCCGCAGCTCTATCCCACATTGTTGTGCATCATCACGGGCAAGGGCCCTCAGAAGGCGCATTACGAGGCCCAGATAGCAAAGTTGCAGTGGCAAAAGGTGTCTATTGTGACGCCCTGGCTGGAGCCCGAAGATTATCCCAGCATTTTAGCTAGTGCTGATCTGGGTGTATGTCTGCACTGGAGCACAAGTGGCTTGGATCTGCCCATGAAGGTGGTGGATATGTTTGGCAGTGGACTACCAGTCTGCGCCTACAATTTCAAGTG TTTGGATGAGTTGGTGAAACATGGCGAGAATGGCTTTGTGTTCAGCGATCATCAGGAACTTGCCGAGCAGCTGCGCATTTGGTTCGAGAACTTCCCCAACAATCCGAGCATCATCGAGACACGCAGTCGTTTTGGACGAAGTTTGCAAGAGTTCCAAGAGCTGCGTTGGCGCGAGAATTGGAAACAACACGCGGCTCCCGTTCTGGAAGCATTTCTTTAA
- the LOC133835869 gene encoding uncharacterized protein LOC133835869, with product MVYLQLVVGIGCVVVAAAAAVYFSMSNPVPPHQTHRGRRQDDDEDNTNFDPNGLKGDIRNRKRLRENRAGDKCILCLEVMTNETMRRMHCGHALHESPCFQEYRTWRRQCPYCNQLVIRIDLPGEDCAICCEPMQEDTMEYLKCEHALHSSCLSNYKKNNYTTCPVCVRQL from the exons AtggtttatttacaattagtCGTGGGCATTGGCTGCGTAGTCGTTGCTGCAGCCGCAGCTGTTTATTTTTCTATGTCCAATCCCGTGCCTCCCCATCAAACACACAGAGGAAGACGGCAAGATGACGATGAAGATAACACAAACTTCGATCCCAATGGCCTGAAGGGGGATATACGCAATAGAAAGCGTCTGCGAGAAAA CCGAGCCGGCGACAAGTGCATCTTGTGTCTTGAAGTGATGACTAACGAGACGATGCGCCGCATGCATTGTGGTCACGCCCTACACGAGTCTCCCTGTTTCCAGGAGTATCGCACGTGGCGTCGTCAGTGCCCGTATTGCAATCAGTTGGTGATACGCATCGATTTGCCAGGCGAGGATTGCGCGATTTGCTGTGAACCAATGCAGGAGGATACAATGGAGTATCTGAAGTGTGAGCACGCCTTGCACAGCAGTTGCTTGAGCAACTACAAAAAGAATAACTACACGACATGTCCTGTGTGCGTCAGGCAATTGTAA
- the LOC133837742 gene encoding uncharacterized protein LOC133837742, with product MVCFLVTVGVGFGIVAVVAVTVIYFVMSNANLMPPCTHDEDDDYTDIDPNGFMGNMDNGSQLHLHHAGDKCTLCLKEMTNETMRTMNCGHALHNSCFDEYRELRRFCPYCEQFVLRLDLPGDACAICCEPMKKDTMEYLKCEHALHTKCLSEYKRNYYRKCPVCARQL from the exons ATGGTTTGCTTCTTAGTTACGGTCGGAGTCGGATTCGGTATTGTAGCTGTAGTTGCAGTTacagtaatttattttgttatgtcTAACGCGAACCTTATGCCACCATGCACACATGATGAAGACGACGATTACACAGATATAGACCCGAATGGCTTTATGGGAAATATGGACAACGGAAGTCAACTGCATTTACA TCATGCCGGTGATAAGTGCACCTTGTGCCTCAAAGAGATGACCAATGAGACGATGCGAACCATGAATTGCGGCCATGCACTTCATAATTCATGCTTTGATGAGTATCGTGAATTGCGGCGTTTCTGTCCCTATTGCGAGCAGTTTGTGCTACGCTTAGATTTACCAGGCGATGCTTGCGCCATTTGTTGTGAACCAATGAAGAAGGATACCatggaatatttaaaatgtgagcACGCCCTGCACACCAAATGTTTGAGCGAATACAAAAGGAATTATTACAGAAAATGTCCTGTGTGTGCTAGGCAATTATGA
- the LOC133836562 gene encoding uncharacterized protein LOC133836562, whose product MVFWTVVIAMGFISVAATVITALCLMERKSEPPQQNRSERRLQNNDDNDNQNPVIKKDKGKKNENRPSRPDDRCMICTHVMTKETMRFMNCGHALHDVPCFEDYRLSRRDCPYCETLVLRVDLPGDNCAICDEPMEKDTMKYLKCEHAFHLNCLTTNNWNTNKKCPVCSKAI is encoded by the exons ATGGTTTTCTGGACTGTTGTGATTGCAATGGGCTTCATATCTGTAGCTGCAACTGTAATTACCGCATTGTGTTTGATGGAGCGCAAATCAGAGCCTCCCCAACAAAATCGTAGCGAAAGGCGGCTTCAAAACAATGACGATAATGATAATCAAAACCCAGTCATCAAGAAAGATAAGGgcaagaaaaatgaaaaccgTCCGAG TCGTCCCGACGATAGGTGTATGATATGCACTCATGTTATGACTAAGGAGACAATGCGCTTCATGAATTGCGGCCATGCACTTCACGATGTTCCCTGCTTTGAGGACTATCGCCTGTCGCGTCGTGACTGTCCCTATTGTGAAACACTTGTTTTACGCGTCGATTTGCCAGGAGATAACTGCGCCATTTGTGATGAGCCAATGGAGAAGGATACTATGAAGTATCTCAAATGCGAGCATGCCTTTCACTTAAATTGTctgacaacaaacaactggAACACCAACAAGAAGTGTCCCGTTTGCTCCAAGGCAATATAA
- the LOC133838045 gene encoding vacuolar protein sorting-associated protein 11 homolog isoform X2: protein MDQLTVMITIVAVAAAAVAAVYKSMAAAQERRHHNIMPEAVPPQQYRIERRPNNPVINENRPRCTICTDVMTNETMRFMNCGHAFHDVHCFEDYRQSRRDCPYCGRLVLRLDLQGDYSAICNQPMEEETMKYLKCEHAFHSICLITVNWNANQNCSVCS from the exons ATGGATCAATTGACTGTTATGATTACCATCGTAGCAGTAGCTgccgctgcagttgcagcagtttATAAGTCCATGGCAGCTGCCCAAGAAAGACGACACCATAACATTATGCCCGAAGCTGTGCCTCCCCAACAATATCGTATAGAAAGACGACCCAATAACCCAGTCATCAATGAAAACCGTCCCAG GTGTACCATATGCACCGATGTGATGACTAATGAGACAATGCGTTTCATGAATTGTGGCCATGCATTTCATGATGTTCACTGCTTTGAGGACTATCGCCAGTCTCGACGTGACTGTCCCTATTGCGGAAGACTTGTTCTACGACTTGATTTGCAAGGGGATTACAGCGCCATTTGTAATCAGCCAATGGAGGAGGAGACTATGAAGTATCTCAAATGCGAGCATGCCTTTCATTCAATTTGTCTAATAACAGTCAACTGGAACGCGAACCAGAACTGTTCCGTTTGCTCTTAG
- the LOC133838045 gene encoding vacuolar protein sorting-associated protein 11 homolog isoform X1, producing MDQLTVMITIVAVAAAAVAAVYKSMAAAQERRHHNIMPEAVPPQQYRIERRPNNPVINENRPSRPGDRCTICTDVMTNETMRFMNCGHAFHDVHCFEDYRQSRRDCPYCGRLVLRLDLQGDYSAICNQPMEEETMKYLKCEHAFHSICLITVNWNANQNCSVCS from the exons ATGGATCAATTGACTGTTATGATTACCATCGTAGCAGTAGCTgccgctgcagttgcagcagtttATAAGTCCATGGCAGCTGCCCAAGAAAGACGACACCATAACATTATGCCCGAAGCTGTGCCTCCCCAACAATATCGTATAGAAAGACGACCCAATAACCCAGTCATCAATGAAAACCGTCCCAG TCGTCCCGGTGACAGGTGTACCATATGCACCGATGTGATGACTAATGAGACAATGCGTTTCATGAATTGTGGCCATGCATTTCATGATGTTCACTGCTTTGAGGACTATCGCCAGTCTCGACGTGACTGTCCCTATTGCGGAAGACTTGTTCTACGACTTGATTTGCAAGGGGATTACAGCGCCATTTGTAATCAGCCAATGGAGGAGGAGACTATGAAGTATCTCAAATGCGAGCATGCCTTTCATTCAATTTGTCTAATAACAGTCAACTGGAACGCGAACCAGAACTGTTCCGTTTGCTCTTAG